One region of Syntrophobacter fumaroxidans MPOB genomic DNA includes:
- a CDS encoding class I SAM-dependent methyltransferase, whose amino-acid sequence MSRNIDYKEMYDLRAHAIGLEDGKDRYTFKLIQKYISSNDLVLDLGCGRGSILNPLVSKGVNAIGFDYSSSNVKLLQQAGRKVILGNATKPLPFNQNSFHVVICYEFLEHFKLDDIHNILDNIYRILKPNGYLFFTVPKKEKLKTGAVSCPQCKHIFHHWGHMTSFDDDLIKYLLAKHRFTIKKIMSIYGATLYKIGIPLFVIKLLSNFELKFKQVNKTLANYLVIAKRTAASNT is encoded by the coding sequence ATGAGCAGGAATATCGATTACAAGGAAATGTATGACTTAAGAGCACATGCAATAGGCCTAGAAGATGGTAAAGATAGATATACATTCAAATTAATACAGAAATATATCTCTTCTAATGATCTAGTTCTTGATTTGGGATGTGGGAGAGGAAGCATCCTTAATCCTTTGGTTAGCAAAGGAGTAAATGCAATTGGATTTGATTATTCATCTAGTAATGTTAAATTACTTCAACAAGCTGGACGGAAAGTCATTCTTGGCAATGCTACCAAACCACTACCTTTTAACCAAAATTCATTCCATGTTGTTATCTGTTATGAATTTCTAGAGCATTTCAAACTAGATGATATACATAATATACTTGATAATATATATAGAATTTTAAAGCCAAATGGCTATTTGTTTTTTACAGTTCCTAAAAAAGAAAAGTTGAAAACTGGAGCAGTTTCTTGTCCACAATGCAAGCACATATTTCACCATTGGGGGCATATGACCAGTTTCGACGATGATTTGATAAAATATTTATTAGCAAAACACAGATTTACCATAAAAAAAATCATGTCAATTTATGGAGCTACACTGTATAAAATAGGTATACCACTTTTTGTAATTAAATTATTATCGAATTTTGAGCTTAAATTTAAACAAGTCAACAAGACACTGGCAAATTACCTGGTAATTGCCAAGAGAACCGCAGCATCGAATACCTAG
- a CDS encoding NAD-dependent epimerase/dehydratase family protein codes for MRILILGADGYLGWPLCMYCSQQGHEVIGVDNYLRRNMCRELDCEPLVPNPNLARRVQIWKDASGKDVKAMVGDITDYRLLRGLFEDFRPDGVVHLAEQPSAPYSMIDRERAATTIHNNLVSTLNVAYAVRETNPDCQIVKIGTMGEYGTPDIDIEEGWIEIEHRGRKDKFLFPRQASSLYHTTKIQDTDLLWFYVRTWGLRVTDLMQGPVYGIATEETACDERLQPNFNYDEVFGTVLNRFVVQAIADYPLTVYGNGSQVRGYLNLIDSLQCLYLSLTKPADRGELRIFNQIVETFSVKDLAEKVKEVGEDLGYRVSIDSIKNPRIEKENHYYNPACTGLLELGLQPHCLTREALADMFRLVEKHRDSINRGAIYRGVRWN; via the coding sequence ATGCGTATTCTCATTCTGGGAGCCGACGGTTACCTCGGCTGGCCCCTGTGCATGTATTGCTCGCAGCAGGGGCATGAGGTCATCGGAGTCGACAACTACCTGCGGCGCAACATGTGCCGCGAGCTGGACTGCGAACCCCTGGTCCCCAACCCGAACCTGGCCCGGCGTGTCCAAATCTGGAAGGACGCTTCGGGCAAGGACGTCAAGGCCATGGTCGGAGACATCACCGACTACCGCCTCCTCAGGGGCCTATTCGAAGACTTCCGACCCGACGGGGTCGTCCACCTCGCCGAACAGCCTTCCGCCCCCTATTCCATGATCGACCGGGAAAGGGCCGCGACCACCATCCACAACAACCTGGTGAGCACCCTCAACGTCGCCTACGCCGTCCGGGAAACGAACCCCGACTGCCAGATCGTCAAGATCGGCACCATGGGCGAATACGGTACGCCGGACATCGATATCGAGGAAGGCTGGATCGAAATCGAACACCGGGGCAGGAAAGACAAATTCCTCTTCCCGCGCCAGGCCAGCTCCCTCTACCACACCACGAAAATCCAGGACACGGACCTGCTGTGGTTTTACGTGCGCACGTGGGGGCTGCGGGTCACCGACCTCATGCAGGGACCGGTCTACGGCATCGCAACGGAGGAAACCGCCTGCGACGAACGACTCCAGCCCAATTTCAATTACGACGAAGTCTTCGGCACCGTCCTCAACCGCTTCGTCGTCCAGGCCATCGCCGACTACCCCCTCACGGTGTACGGCAACGGCAGCCAGGTCCGGGGCTACCTGAACCTCATCGACAGCCTGCAGTGCCTGTACCTCTCGCTGACCAAACCGGCGGACCGAGGGGAGCTGCGGATCTTCAACCAGATCGTGGAAACGTTCTCGGTGAAGGATCTGGCCGAAAAGGTGAAGGAAGTCGGCGAGGACCTGGGGTACCGGGTGAGCATCGATTCCATCAAAAACCCCAGGATCGAAAAAGAAAATCATTACTACAACCCGGCGTGCACCGGACTTCTGGAACTCGGCCTCCAGCCGCACTGCCTCACCCGCGAAGCCCTGGCGGACATGTTCCGGCTGGTGGAAAAACACCGCGACAGCATCAACCGCGGCGCCATCTATCGAGGAGTCAGGTGGAACTGA
- a CDS encoding capsule assembly Wzi family protein has protein sequence MTFPTNGSWTDKLCAGNKIARTVFAAVFLIAAGMVSVAHSVPVSNNVPLDHWSYGALDKVAGFGLIRSDLHGIRPYTRMEVARLVHEALAVREEKSLKLPPLIEHFLERFQREFREELTVYGRGDSDGAAIMTIKPIEEAQARYAFVDGKPRDFVNFGKRNGQYPWSPSGIVASEKTPLLYGNEGIVYGEGSNFSLQFSSSAKLWDLFSGYVEPILIVRQNEDPGRSLDGLSGGREHGSLGAFDRVGFDLHKGYVKFSPWNVEIEFGRDSMCWGQGYAGSLIMGNNAGPLDMLKITNPTNTLLPWVFRYLGPFKYTVFVARPDDYLNPLNPLLSGGSVNFKPLPWLELGFETAFLMNGEDRPSTSLSNYLKALFGFGFGQPNEIDQVGSFEARLRLPFLWNAELYLEYGGEDSGGEEFFEEWFGFGDVGYLTGIYLPRITPDGKTDFRFEFARTAHRVDSTPGFWYGHTSYRWGYTNDQMIVGHRIGPDAIDYFARVTRYLRNDLRVGVDFEHMVRGVSLNVVEEESNGFGADVAWDIDSRWSVAARYAFQDISNFNLVRGDDQANHLLVTGVKFSF, from the coding sequence ATGACTTTTCCCACCAATGGTTCATGGACGGATAAGCTGTGCGCCGGGAACAAGATCGCGCGCACGGTTTTCGCCGCGGTGTTTCTGATCGCCGCCGGGATGGTGTCCGTCGCCCATTCCGTGCCCGTATCCAACAACGTTCCGCTCGACCACTGGTCCTACGGGGCGCTGGACAAGGTGGCCGGGTTCGGCCTCATTCGCTCGGACCTGCACGGGATCAGGCCGTACACCCGGATGGAAGTGGCGCGGCTGGTGCACGAGGCCCTGGCCGTCCGGGAAGAGAAATCGCTCAAGCTGCCGCCGCTCATCGAGCACTTCCTGGAACGTTTTCAGCGGGAATTCCGCGAGGAGCTCACCGTTTACGGAAGGGGCGATTCGGACGGCGCGGCGATCATGACGATCAAGCCCATCGAAGAGGCGCAGGCGCGCTATGCCTTCGTGGACGGGAAGCCTCGCGATTTCGTCAATTTCGGGAAGCGCAACGGGCAGTATCCCTGGAGCCCGAGCGGGATCGTCGCGTCGGAGAAAACTCCGCTCCTGTACGGGAACGAGGGAATCGTCTACGGCGAGGGGAGCAATTTCTCTTTGCAGTTTTCTTCGAGCGCGAAACTGTGGGACCTGTTCTCCGGGTACGTGGAACCGATCCTGATCGTCCGGCAGAACGAGGATCCGGGCCGGAGCCTGGACGGGTTGAGCGGCGGGCGGGAGCACGGAAGCCTCGGCGCATTCGACCGGGTGGGGTTCGATCTGCACAAGGGGTACGTGAAGTTTTCGCCGTGGAACGTCGAAATCGAGTTCGGGCGGGATTCCATGTGCTGGGGCCAGGGATACGCCGGCAGTCTCATCATGGGCAACAACGCGGGCCCGCTCGACATGCTCAAGATCACCAACCCGACCAACACGCTCCTCCCCTGGGTGTTCCGGTACCTGGGGCCCTTCAAGTACACGGTCTTCGTCGCGCGGCCGGACGATTATCTCAACCCGTTGAATCCCCTGCTGAGCGGGGGGAGCGTCAACTTCAAGCCGCTGCCCTGGCTGGAGCTGGGTTTCGAGACGGCTTTCCTGATGAACGGCGAGGACCGGCCGTCGACGTCCTTGTCCAACTACTTGAAGGCCCTGTTTGGGTTCGGATTCGGTCAGCCGAACGAGATCGACCAGGTGGGGTCTTTCGAGGCCAGGTTGCGCCTGCCGTTCCTGTGGAACGCGGAGCTTTACCTGGAATACGGGGGGGAGGACAGCGGCGGGGAGGAGTTTTTCGAGGAATGGTTCGGGTTCGGGGATGTCGGGTATTTGACCGGTATCTATTTACCCAGGATCACCCCGGACGGGAAAACCGATTTCCGGTTCGAATTCGCGCGGACCGCCCACCGCGTCGACTCGACGCCGGGGTTCTGGTACGGGCACACGAGTTATCGATGGGGATACACCAACGACCAGATGATCGTGGGGCACCGCATCGGCCCCGACGCGATCGATTATTTCGCGCGCGTGACCCGTTACCTGAGAAACGATCTGCGCGTGGGCGTCGACTTCGAGCACATGGTGCGGGGCGTTTCGCTCAACGTGGTGGAGGAGGAGAGCAACGGGTTCGGCGCGGACGTCGCCTGGGATATCGATTCGCGATGGAGCGTGGCGGCGCGCTACGCATTTCAGGACATATCCAACTTCAACCTGGTCCGGGGCGACGACCAGGCAAACCACCTGCTCGTGACCGGCGTGAAGTTCAGCTTCTGA
- a CDS encoding DUF4328 domain-containing protein, translating into MAGQPRHQWYIWLNGTEHGPLSARFLFSLARAGKIRPDTPVRRDDMTQAVPAGRVRGLLDGTAPPKTAPPRPGTASVKPAVTATSSSSAAAAATSATTATSSSSSSATAAGKLRPEGAGTKRSPTPARTAPAGVAPSRSRVDEPARERSGHGADSGKKASRLPEIALKPIAAPAAARSGKFRDPSLLVNWVEICLWACLCLAVVGIATRIVSHGILTDLRDGTYASAALSATASEAFDRRERFLSVMELFLFAVTSVLALKWIHRANFNARQLGAEGMRFTPGWAVGSYFIPIVNLWKPYQAMKEIWKASSSPANWQGAPSGALLGIWWFLWLLSTFANYAVFRFFWAIGERIQDFIAANALAAVMDVLEIPLTVSFLILVKKITKMQMAHAHSRS; encoded by the coding sequence ATGGCCGGACAACCGCGGCACCAGTGGTACATATGGCTGAATGGAACCGAGCACGGTCCCCTGAGCGCGAGGTTTCTTTTCAGCCTCGCGCGGGCGGGCAAGATTCGTCCCGACACGCCCGTGCGCAGGGACGATATGACGCAAGCCGTGCCGGCGGGCAGGGTCAGGGGACTTCTGGACGGCACCGCCCCTCCGAAAACCGCGCCGCCGCGGCCGGGGACGGCATCCGTCAAGCCCGCCGTCACAGCTACCTCCTCCTCCTCCGCCGCCGCCGCCGCTACCTCCGCCACAACCGCTACCTCCTCCTCATCCTCCTCCGCCACCGCCGCCGGGAAGCTCCGGCCGGAAGGCGCGGGGACAAAGCGTTCGCCGACGCCCGCTCGGACGGCTCCCGCGGGTGTCGCTCCCAGCCGAAGCCGGGTGGATGAGCCTGCAAGAGAGCGCTCCGGGCACGGCGCGGATTCCGGCAAAAAAGCGTCCCGGCTGCCGGAAATCGCCCTGAAGCCGATTGCTGCCCCCGCCGCCGCGCGTTCGGGAAAATTCCGGGATCCTTCCCTGCTCGTGAACTGGGTGGAAATCTGTCTTTGGGCATGCCTTTGCCTCGCCGTCGTCGGAATCGCCACGCGCATCGTCAGCCACGGCATTCTGACGGACCTGAGGGACGGGACCTATGCCTCGGCGGCCCTGTCCGCAACGGCGTCGGAAGCCTTCGACCGCAGAGAACGGTTCCTGAGCGTCATGGAGTTGTTCCTGTTCGCGGTCACCTCCGTCCTGGCTCTGAAGTGGATACACCGGGCGAACTTCAACGCGCGGCAACTGGGAGCGGAAGGCATGCGCTTCACTCCGGGGTGGGCCGTCGGCTCCTATTTCATTCCTATCGTCAATCTCTGGAAACCCTACCAGGCCATGAAAGAGATCTGGAAGGCCAGCAGCAGCCCCGCCAACTGGCAGGGGGCACCGTCCGGAGCGCTTCTCGGCATCTGGTGGTTCCTCTGGCTCCTGTCCACTTTTGCGAACTATGCGGTCTTTCGTTTTTTCTGGGCAATCGGGGAACGGATACAGGATTTCATCGCCGCAAACGCGCTCGCCGCGGTCATGGACGTCCTGGAAATCCCCCTGACCGTGTCGTTTCTCATCCTTGTCAAGAAAATCACCAAGATGCAGATGGCCCACGCTCACTCGCGCTCGTGA
- a CDS encoding C40 family peptidase, translating into MRLALAPCFLVLVLVLGLCAGCGGLRPDAVPEMRPCPPGDVVCTARSQIGRPYRFGGFSPDSGFDCSGFTWWVYHQHGVNLPRQSQDQAAFGLPVSPEELLPGDLVFFEEWRKGASHVGIYSGRDRFIHCPSSGGRVREERFSDRYWRRHYLGACRVLPGREGAGDSP; encoded by the coding sequence ATGAGGTTGGCTCTCGCTCCATGCTTTCTTGTGCTCGTTTTGGTGCTCGGCCTCTGCGCGGGGTGCGGCGGACTCCGGCCGGACGCCGTGCCCGAGATGCGCCCCTGCCCGCCGGGAGACGTCGTCTGCACGGCACGCTCCCAGATCGGCAGGCCTTACCGCTTCGGGGGCTTCTCGCCCGATTCCGGGTTCGATTGCTCCGGGTTCACCTGGTGGGTTTATCACCAGCACGGGGTGAATCTGCCGAGGCAATCGCAGGACCAGGCTGCATTCGGCCTCCCGGTGTCGCCCGAGGAGCTGCTGCCGGGAGACCTGGTCTTTTTCGAAGAATGGCGGAAGGGAGCGTCCCACGTCGGGATCTATTCCGGCCGCGACCGTTTCATTCACTGCCCCAGCTCGGGAGGACGCGTCAGGGAGGAGCGGTTCTCGGACCGCTACTGGCGGAGGCACTACCTGGGAGCATGCAGAGTCCTTCCGGGCCGGGAGGGTGCCGGGGACTCTCCGTGA
- the scmC gene encoding SynChlorMet cassette protein ScmC, producing MKRGRRFHSEEPGYGLRLGDGDAWFLTASADARDWLDRFARILGLEGGTGSEPLRIVFSRGSDPHGKGYPPVDPWDPRRRRTVRVRCADKACSEVLCEILKDTPDDVRWVSMWSALMPVYRRARERGGLPLHAALAERDGKGVLLAAPGGTGKSTACRRLPAPWIARADDETLVVRTRKGGYRAHPFPTWSDFLCGRVSPARKVERSVPVQAVFFLEQSEKDDVAPLGQAEAAVMLNGSAVEVCTKYWLGLEKEDEIAQRRAVFANACDFARRVPAYALRLSLHGRFWEEVEKALDGRLLLSDVSPPPDAGRLRMLRCVETGGRSREAESPGCNPLPKRFDLPDFPLWDSE from the coding sequence ATGAAACGGGGCCGTCGTTTCCACTCCGAGGAACCCGGCTACGGGCTGCGGCTCGGCGACGGGGACGCCTGGTTCTTGACCGCGTCGGCGGACGCTCGGGACTGGCTGGACCGCTTTGCCCGCATCCTCGGGCTCGAAGGGGGCACGGGTTCCGAGCCGTTGCGGATCGTATTTTCCAGGGGGTCGGATCCCCATGGGAAAGGTTACCCCCCCGTGGACCCATGGGACCCCCGCCGTCGACGGACCGTTCGCGTCCGTTGCGCCGACAAGGCCTGCTCCGAAGTCCTCTGTGAAATCCTCAAAGACACCCCCGACGACGTTCGATGGGTGAGCATGTGGTCGGCGCTCATGCCGGTCTACCGGCGCGCCCGGGAACGGGGCGGGCTCCCTTTGCACGCGGCGCTGGCGGAAAGGGACGGGAAGGGTGTGCTCCTGGCCGCGCCCGGCGGCACCGGGAAGTCGACCGCCTGCAGGCGTCTGCCTGCTCCGTGGATCGCAAGGGCCGACGACGAGACGCTGGTGGTCAGGACCCGCAAAGGCGGTTATCGCGCGCACCCGTTCCCGACCTGGAGCGACTTCCTGTGCGGCAGGGTAAGCCCTGCCCGGAAGGTCGAACGTTCGGTGCCGGTTCAAGCGGTTTTCTTCCTGGAACAATCCGAAAAGGACGACGTGGCTCCTCTCGGCCAGGCGGAGGCGGCGGTCATGCTGAACGGGTCGGCGGTCGAGGTGTGTACCAAGTATTGGCTGGGGCTCGAGAAAGAGGACGAAATCGCCCAAAGGCGAGCCGTGTTTGCCAATGCCTGCGACTTTGCCCGGCGCGTTCCCGCGTACGCGCTTCGGTTGAGTCTTCACGGGAGGTTCTGGGAAGAAGTGGAAAAGGCCCTGGACGGCAGGCTGTTGCTCTCCGACGTAAGTCCGCCGCCGGATGCCGGAAGGCTGCGGATGCTGCGCTGCGTGGAAACGGGGGGCCGTTCCCGCGAGGCGGAGTCTCCGGGCTGTAACCCCTTGCCGAAGCGATTCGACCTGCCGGACTTCCCGCTTTGGGATTCGGAATAG
- the scmA gene encoding SynChlorMet cassette protein ScmA, translated as MNGKKEELSSDSKKKPLKWQVPLLISFIATEAWAQSCRTGSTVSGNCSVGGTASNCNAGSLAGGCKPGSSAA; from the coding sequence ATGAACGGCAAAAAAGAAGAGTTGTCTTCGGATTCGAAAAAGAAGCCCCTGAAATGGCAGGTTCCCCTGCTCATCAGCTTTATCGCCACGGAGGCGTGGGCGCAGTCGTGCAGGACGGGGTCCACCGTGAGCGGGAACTGCTCCGTGGGCGGCACCGCGAGCAACTGCAACGCGGGCAGCCTCGCGGGCGGCTGTAAGCCGGGCTCCAGCGCGGCGTAG
- the scmF gene encoding SynChlorMet cassette radical SAM/SPASM protein ScmF, whose translation MSEASRADERHPLRQLYFYLTEGCNLCCRHCWIGPKHLSAADRPTGLDVRLVRSIIDQAKPLGLSGVKLTGGEPLLHPGILDILEILRAGNLPVNVETNGTLCTPELARALAGCSSPSVAVSLDAPDAETHDWMRGVRGAFASALKGIRNMVGAGLKPQIIMSVVRRNRDGMRALVHLAESLGAASVKFNLVQPSVRGEQMHRAGETLPVPELVELGKWAESALAAEARVRIHFSHPPAFMPLSRMFAEEGAGCGTCGILSILGVLSDGSYALCGIGESVADLVFGHAGEDRLEAVWRTSPVLRELRAGLPGRLEGVCARCLMKHVCLGSCIAQNYYISGNLWSSNWFCEEAKARGVFPESRLIPESA comes from the coding sequence GTGAGCGAAGCATCGCGAGCGGACGAAAGACATCCCCTGCGGCAGCTCTACTTCTACCTGACCGAGGGCTGCAACCTGTGCTGCCGCCACTGCTGGATCGGCCCGAAGCACCTGTCGGCGGCCGACCGTCCCACCGGGCTCGATGTCCGCCTGGTCCGCTCCATCATCGACCAGGCGAAACCCCTGGGGCTGAGCGGGGTCAAGCTCACCGGGGGGGAACCGCTGCTCCACCCGGGCATCCTCGACATCCTGGAGATCCTGCGCGCCGGGAACCTGCCCGTCAACGTCGAGACCAACGGAACCCTCTGCACGCCGGAACTTGCCCGCGCGCTCGCGGGATGCTCGAGCCCTTCCGTCGCGGTGAGCCTCGATGCCCCCGACGCCGAAACTCACGACTGGATGCGGGGTGTCCGGGGCGCGTTCGCCTCCGCTTTGAAAGGCATACGCAACATGGTCGGCGCCGGGTTGAAGCCGCAGATCATCATGTCGGTGGTGAGGCGCAACCGCGATGGGATGAGGGCTCTCGTTCACCTGGCGGAATCCCTCGGCGCGGCCTCGGTGAAATTCAACCTCGTTCAGCCCTCCGTTCGGGGCGAGCAGATGCACCGGGCGGGAGAGACGCTCCCCGTGCCGGAACTGGTCGAGCTGGGGAAATGGGCGGAGTCCGCGCTGGCAGCCGAAGCCCGCGTCAGGATTCATTTTTCTCATCCCCCCGCCTTCATGCCCCTCAGCCGGATGTTCGCGGAAGAAGGAGCCGGCTGCGGAACGTGCGGCATTCTGAGTATCCTGGGGGTTCTTTCCGACGGCTCCTACGCCCTGTGCGGCATTGGCGAAAGCGTTGCGGACCTGGTGTTCGGACACGCGGGGGAAGATCGCCTCGAAGCGGTCTGGCGCACATCGCCGGTATTGCGGGAACTGCGCGCCGGGCTTCCCGGGAGGCTGGAAGGGGTCTGCGCCCGATGCCTCATGAAGCACGTCTGCCTCGGTTCCTGCATCGCGCAGAACTATTACATCAGCGGGAATCTTTGGAGCTCGAACTGGTTCTGCGAGGAGGCGAAGGCGCGAGGGGTCTTCCCGGAATCCCGGCTGATCCCCGAATCCGCCTGA
- the scmE gene encoding SynChlorMet cassette radical SAM/SPASM protein ScmE translates to MQTPKSMDISITGECNLRCAYCSHFSSAGEVARDLGTGEWLRFFEELNRCAVLGVCLSGGEPFRRSDFDEILRGIVRNRMRFSILSNGTLIDEDTAVSIAATGRCDSIQVSVDGSRPETHDICRGPGTFQKALEAIRALRRHNIPVTARVTIHKHNVHDLESIARLLLDTLSLPGFSTNAASYMGLCRHNAEHLQLSVEERSLAMETLLTLAAGHPGRVSASAGPLAEARQWLEMERARQNRAPGFPGAGYLRSCGGVFARLAVRADGVIVPCSQMSHIELGRINRDDLREVWRGHPELERLRRRREVPLGEFSFCRGCEYIPYCRGNCPALAYTILGEENHPSPDACLRRFLESGGRLPREEPVFPAGGETG, encoded by the coding sequence ATGCAAACCCCGAAAAGCATGGACATTTCCATCACCGGTGAGTGTAACCTGCGCTGCGCGTATTGTTCGCACTTTTCCAGCGCGGGAGAGGTCGCCCGGGATCTCGGGACCGGGGAATGGCTCCGGTTCTTCGAGGAGTTGAACCGGTGCGCCGTGCTCGGCGTGTGCCTGTCGGGCGGCGAGCCTTTCCGCCGCTCCGACTTCGATGAAATCCTGCGGGGGATCGTTCGAAACCGCATGCGGTTTTCGATCTTGAGCAACGGGACCTTGATCGATGAGGACACGGCAGTATCGATCGCCGCCACCGGACGATGCGATTCCATCCAGGTTTCCGTCGACGGCTCCCGCCCCGAGACCCACGACATCTGCCGGGGCCCGGGGACTTTCCAAAAGGCTCTCGAGGCTATCCGCGCCCTGCGAAGGCACAACATTCCGGTCACCGCCAGGGTGACCATCCACAAGCACAACGTGCACGATCTCGAAAGTATCGCCCGGTTGCTCCTGGACACGCTCTCCCTCCCCGGCTTTTCCACGAATGCCGCTTCGTACATGGGGCTGTGCCGGCACAACGCGGAGCACCTGCAGCTGAGCGTGGAGGAGCGCTCGCTGGCGATGGAAACCCTTTTGACGCTCGCCGCCGGGCACCCCGGGAGGGTCTCGGCCTCGGCCGGGCCCCTGGCCGAGGCGCGGCAATGGCTGGAAATGGAACGGGCGAGGCAAAACCGAGCGCCGGGGTTTCCCGGCGCGGGATATCTGCGAAGCTGCGGCGGGGTGTTCGCGCGCCTTGCCGTGCGCGCGGACGGGGTGATCGTTCCCTGCAGTCAGATGAGCCACATCGAGCTCGGACGCATCAACCGGGACGATCTGCGCGAAGTGTGGCGCGGCCATCCCGAGCTCGAACGGCTGCGGCGGCGGCGCGAGGTCCCGCTGGGCGAATTTTCCTTCTGCCGCGGCTGCGAGTACATCCCCTACTGCCGGGGCAACTGTCCGGCCCTGGCGTACACGATTCTCGGAGAGGAAAACCATCCGAGCCCGGATGCCTGCCTGCGCCGATTCCTGGAAAGCGGCGGGAGGCTGCCGCGCGAGGAGCCGGTTTTTCCGGCGGGAGGTGAAACGGGGTGA
- the scmD gene encoding SynChlorMet cassette protein ScmD, translating into MRMHLSKPIANPLIVLREEFDDWAILFDPESGNAFGLNPVSVFIWKLLDGHHTVAQIVESIRAECDDVPDDAQDRVIAFVQDLLDRGLARLQDGDREPPCG; encoded by the coding sequence ATGAGAATGCATCTGAGCAAGCCGATTGCCAACCCCCTGATCGTCCTGCGCGAGGAGTTCGACGACTGGGCTATTCTGTTCGATCCGGAATCGGGCAACGCCTTCGGTCTCAATCCCGTGTCCGTGTTTATCTGGAAGTTGCTCGACGGACACCACACCGTCGCGCAAATCGTCGAGTCGATTCGCGCCGAGTGCGATGATGTCCCCGATGACGCGCAAGATCGGGTGATCGCCTTCGTGCAGGACCTGCTCGATCGCGGCCTCGCGCGGCTCCAAGACGGGGATCGGGAACCGCCGTGCGGCTGA
- a CDS encoding cold-shock protein gives MAEGRVKWFNDQKGYGFIETGSGPDVFVHHSSIEGVGFKTLSEGQEVTFEIEKGAKGPQAVRVKKL, from the coding sequence ATGGCGGAAGGTCGAGTCAAGTGGTTCAATGATCAAAAGGGCTATGGATTCATCGAAACCGGCAGTGGGCCGGACGTGTTCGTCCATCACAGCTCGATTGAAGGAGTAGGCTTCAAAACCCTCAGCGAGGGCCAGGAAGTGACCTTCGAAATTGAAAAGGGCGCAAAAGGCCCTCAGGCGGTGCGGGTTAAGAAGCTCTAG
- a CDS encoding CBS domain-containing protein: protein MLRVADIMTRDVISVSPQTEIVQAAKLLLDKHINGLPVIDDRGNLVGILCQSDLIAQQKRFPLPSVFNLLDSFIPLTSPSRFEKEVQKISAVTVGEAMTREPVTVSPDTTIEEVARLMVNKNLHTLPVVDGNKLIGIIGKEDVLRTLLPSDK, encoded by the coding sequence ATGCTCAGAGTCGCGGATATCATGACCCGGGACGTCATATCGGTTTCTCCGCAAACGGAGATCGTTCAGGCGGCGAAACTCCTGCTGGACAAACACATCAACGGTCTCCCCGTGATCGACGATCGCGGGAACCTGGTGGGCATCCTCTGCCAGAGCGATCTGATCGCGCAGCAGAAACGGTTTCCCCTGCCGTCCGTTTTCAACCTCCTGGACAGTTTCATTCCGCTCACCTCGCCGAGCCGGTTCGAGAAGGAGGTACAGAAGATTTCGGCCGTCACGGTGGGTGAGGCCATGACGCGCGAGCCGGTGACCGTCAGCCCGGACACCACCATCGAGGAAGTGGCGCGGCTGATGGTGAACAAGAACCTTCACACTCTGCCGGTGGTGGATGGGAACAAGCTGATCGGGATCATCGGCAAGGAAGATGTGTTGCGAACGCTCCTTCCCTCCGATAAGTAG